A window of Streptomyces profundus genomic DNA:
CGAGGTGCCGCCGGTGCTGGCCGAGCTGGCGCCGGCCCGCCCGGGACCGCCCACCGCGACCGACACGCTGCGCGGCCGGCTCGCCGAACTGCCCGAGGCCGAACACGAGGCGGCCGTCCTGGAGTTCGTCCGCACCGCGGTCGCCGCCGTGCTCGGCTTCGACGGACCGGAAGACGTCGTCCCCGACCGGGAGTTCGGCTCGGTCGGCCTGGACTCCATCGGCAACCTCGAACTCAGCCGCCGGCTCTCCGCCGGCGTCGGCAGCCGGCTCCCCGCCACCCTCGCGTTCGACCATCCGACGCCCGCCGGGCTCGCCGCCCATCTGCGCCGACTCGTCAGGGAGAGTGCACGATGAACACCGTCGTCGTGGGTGCGGGCGTCATCGGCCTGGCCACCGCCTGGGAGGCGCTCCGCCGGGGGCTCACCGTCACGGTGCTCGACCCGGCCCCGGCCAGCAAGGCGTCCCACGTCTCCGCCGGCATGCTGCCGGCCGTCAACGAACAGCTCTACGACCAGCCGGAGTTACTGCGTCTCTGCCTGGACTCCCGAGCCCGCTACCCGTCCTTCGTCGCCGCGTTGGAGGAGTTCGCCCCCGCCGGCTTCCGGCGCGACGGGGTGCTCGACGCCGCCTTCGACGAGGAGGGGCTGCGCGCCCTCGCGCGGCAGCGGGCGTTCCAGGAGGCCCACGGCATCCGCACCGAACGCCTCTCGCCCGAGGACTGCGCCAAGCTGCAACCCGCGTTCGCCCCCACCGTCGGCGGCCTCTTCTCGCCGGACGAGGGCGCCGTCGACCCCCGGGCCCTCACCTCGGCGCTGCTCACCGCCGTTGAGGCGCTGGGCGGCACCGTGCTCCACCGGGCCGTGGCCCGGGTCGACGACCACGCCGTCGTCCTCGACGACACCAGCCGAGTCCCCTTCGACCGGCTGGTGTTGGCCGCCGGCTGCTGGACCCACCGGATCGCCGGGCTGCCCGCCGGCGCGGTGCCCGAGATCCGCCCGGTCAAGGGCGAGATCCTGCGCCTGCACTCCGACCCGCCGCTCCTCGACGTCACCGCCCGCGCCCTCGTCCGGGGCTCCTCCCTCTATCTGGTGCCCCGCCTCGACGGGGAGCTCGTCGTCGGCGCCACCTACCAGGAGCGCGGCTACGACGAGACCGTCACCGCCGACGCCACGCGGAGCCTGCTGACCCGGGCCGCCGAGGTCATCCCCGGCGTCGGGGCCCTCCGCTTCGCCGAGGTCAGCGCCGGGCTGCGGCCCGGCTCGCCCGACGACCTGCCGCTCATCGGGCCCACCGCCGTGCCCGACGTGTATCTGGCCGCCGGCCACTTCCGGATGGGCGTCCAACTGGCCCCCGTCACCGCCGCGGCCGTCGTCGCCCACCTCACCGACACCGCCCCGCCCGAGGCGGCGGCGCCCTTCACCCCCCGCCGCCTGGCCTGACCCACCGACCCGCCGCCCCGCCCCGGCCCCGAGCCGGGACGGGGCGGCGCCGTCTGTGCCGCCCACCTGGCCGTGCCGGCCCGACATGGCCGAGGGCCGGACCCGTTCTCGGGGTCCGGCCCTCAGGGGTGGTTCCGTCAGGTCGCGGGGACCAGACCGCCCAGGGTGCCGGTGGCGTTCTCCGTCCAGGAGTGGTCCTCCTCGGCCCGGGACCTCAGGGTCAGCGTCCGGCCGCCCGCCCGGTCCTCGGGCCCCACCACGACCTGGAGCAGCACCGCGCCCCGCGATCCGAAGGTGACGGGCGCGTTCAGCACCAGCTCGGCGATCTCGTCCTGGCCGACCGCCAGCGCGGCGTGGAACGCCAGCTCGACGAAGGCGGTGCCCGGCAGGATCACGGTGCCCATCACCACGTGGTCGCCCAGCCACGGATGCGTCGACAGCGCCACCCGTCCGGTGAACAGATGGGTGCCGTCCGGCAGTTCGGTGGCCGTGGCCAACAGCGGATGGGCGGTGCCCTCCAGGCCGAGACCACCGGGCGAGCCGGCCGGGGCCTGCCGCTCCAGCCAGTAGCGGCGGCGCTGGAAGGCGTAGGTGGGAAGGTCCACACGCCGCGCCCCGCCCCCCGCGAGCAGCGCCGACCAGTCGAGGGCGACACCGTGCGCGTGCGCCCTGGCCAGCCCGCGGACCAGCCCGGCCGGTTCGTCCTGGCCCCGGAGGACCAGTGGCACCGCCGCCGCCTGGGGCAGCGCCTCCCGGGCCAGCGCGGTGAGCACCGCGTCCGGGCCGATCTCCAGGAAGGCGTTGACCCCCTCGCCCTGCAAGGCGACGAGGCCGTCGTGGAAGCGGGTGGTGGCGCGGATCTGCTCGGTCCAGTAGGCGGCGCTGGTCGGCTCGGCGTCGGCCCGTCCCGTCACGGTGGAGACAAACGGGATCTCGGGCGCCCGATAGGTCAGCTCCTCGGCGACCGCACGGAACGCGTCCAGCATCGGCTCCATCCGGGGGGAGTGGAACGCGT
This region includes:
- the thiO gene encoding glycine oxidase ThiO, whose translation is MNTVVVGAGVIGLATAWEALRRGLTVTVLDPAPASKASHVSAGMLPAVNEQLYDQPELLRLCLDSRARYPSFVAALEEFAPAGFRRDGVLDAAFDEEGLRALARQRAFQEAHGIRTERLSPEDCAKLQPAFAPTVGGLFSPDEGAVDPRALTSALLTAVEALGGTVLHRAVARVDDHAVVLDDTSRVPFDRLVLAAGCWTHRIAGLPAGAVPEIRPVKGEILRLHSDPPLLDVTARALVRGSSLYLVPRLDGELVVGATYQERGYDETVTADATRSLLTRAAEVIPGVGALRFAEVSAGLRPGSPDDLPLIGPTAVPDVYLAAGHFRMGVQLAPVTAAAVVAHLTDTAPPEAAAPFTPRRLA